Proteins encoded within one genomic window of Prosthecobacter fusiformis:
- a CDS encoding sulfate adenylyltransferase subunit 1: MDVLVNPTESSLLRFTTAGSVDDGKSTLIGRLLYDSKSIFEDQLLAVEESSKRRGDGHVNLALLTDGLRAEREQGITIDVAYRYFATPKRKFIIADTPGHIQYTRNMVTGASTADLAIILIDARLGVIEQTMRHTYLASLLRIGHVVLAVNKMDLVDFDQAVYDKIVSEYMAFAGGLESLPKICPIPMSALNGDNVVDRSANTPWYTGPSLLEHLETVQVYAETAADPARFPVQWVIRPISDAADARLGNLHDYRGFAGRMASGTFKVGDEVIAYPSAMKSTITGIHTYEGPQEEAIPQLSYSLTLADEIDTSRGGMIVKASEPVETNQEFDAMICWFADKKTLKPRSRFHLRHTTNEVRAVVTDVLYKVNISTLEKSQESKEFGLNDIGSIRLRVSAPIFFDSYGKNRTTGSFVLVDEQTNNTVAAGMILRPVVDAQDEDAEVAI; this comes from the coding sequence ATGGACGTTCTCGTCAATCCTACTGAATCCTCTCTTCTTCGTTTCACCACAGCCGGTTCTGTGGATGATGGTAAAAGCACTCTCATTGGCCGTCTGCTTTACGATTCCAAATCAATCTTTGAGGACCAGCTTTTGGCCGTCGAAGAATCCTCCAAGCGCCGTGGTGACGGGCATGTAAACCTGGCACTTTTGACCGACGGTCTGCGTGCTGAGCGTGAGCAGGGCATCACCATTGATGTGGCTTATCGTTACTTTGCGACTCCGAAGCGGAAGTTCATCATCGCGGATACACCGGGGCACATTCAATACACGCGCAATATGGTGACGGGGGCCTCGACGGCGGACCTGGCGATCATTCTGATTGATGCTCGGCTGGGGGTCATTGAGCAGACAATGCGCCATACTTATCTGGCGAGCTTATTGCGCATTGGCCACGTGGTGTTGGCGGTGAACAAGATGGACTTGGTGGACTTTGACCAGGCGGTTTATGATAAGATCGTCAGTGAATATATGGCCTTTGCGGGCGGGTTGGAAAGCCTGCCGAAAATTTGCCCTATCCCGATGAGTGCGCTGAACGGCGATAACGTGGTGGATCGCTCTGCGAATACGCCTTGGTATACGGGGCCTAGCCTGCTGGAGCACTTGGAGACGGTGCAAGTGTATGCAGAGACGGCGGCAGATCCTGCCCGCTTTCCGGTGCAGTGGGTGATTCGCCCGATCTCGGATGCGGCGGATGCCCGGCTTGGGAACCTTCATGATTATCGTGGCTTCGCCGGCCGTATGGCGAGCGGGACATTCAAGGTGGGAGATGAAGTCATCGCCTATCCATCGGCGATGAAGTCCACCATCACAGGCATTCACACCTATGAAGGGCCGCAGGAGGAAGCGATCCCGCAACTGAGCTATAGCCTGACACTGGCGGATGAAATCGATACAAGCCGTGGCGGGATGATTGTGAAGGCGAGCGAGCCGGTGGAAACGAACCAGGAATTCGATGCGATGATCTGCTGGTTTGCCGATAAAAAGACGCTGAAACCACGCAGTCGCTTTCACCTCCGTCATACGACCAATGAGGTGCGTGCGGTGGTGACGGATGTGCTTTATAAGGTGAACATCAGCACGCTGGAAAAATCCCAGGAGAGCAAGGAGTTTGGCCTGAATGACATCGGATCAATCCGGTTGCGCGTATCGGCACCGATCTTCTTTGATTCCTATGGGAAGAACCGGACGACGGGCAGTTTTGTCCTGGTGGACGAGCAGACGAATAACACGGTGGCTGCCGGGATGATTCTCCGGCCTGTGGTGGATGCCCAGGACGAAGATGCTGAAGTGGCGATCTAA
- the cysD gene encoding sulfate adenylyltransferase subunit CysD, with protein sequence MSSITHLQFLESEAIFILRETAAQFQKPALLFSGGKDSIVMAWLARKAFYPSKLPFSLLHVDTGHNFPEAMTYRDWFVEEIGAKLVVGSVQKSIDEGRSQEEKGINASRNKLQTVTLLDTIEEHQFDACLGGGRRDEEKARAKERFFSHRDEFGQWDPKNQRPELWNIFNGRKHFGEHFRVFPLSNWTEMDIWQYIRQENIPLPSLYFSHKRKIIERHGQLLDTETGFIPLLDEEKPKVKEMVIRFRTVGDATCTGAVESTASTIDDIVAEVAAARQTERGTRADDKRSETAMEDRKKEGYF encoded by the coding sequence ATGTCCTCCATCACGCATCTACAGTTCCTCGAAAGCGAAGCGATTTTTATCCTTCGTGAAACCGCTGCCCAGTTCCAGAAACCCGCATTGCTTTTCTCTGGCGGCAAGGATTCCATTGTCATGGCTTGGCTGGCGCGGAAGGCTTTTTACCCTTCCAAGCTGCCGTTTTCCCTGCTGCATGTGGATACGGGGCATAACTTCCCGGAAGCAATGACTTACCGTGACTGGTTCGTTGAGGAGATCGGCGCAAAGTTGGTCGTGGGCAGTGTGCAGAAGAGCATTGATGAAGGCCGCTCCCAGGAAGAAAAAGGGATCAATGCGAGTCGCAACAAACTGCAGACGGTGACGCTGCTGGATACCATTGAGGAGCATCAGTTTGATGCCTGCCTTGGTGGTGGCCGACGCGACGAAGAAAAGGCGCGCGCTAAAGAACGCTTCTTCAGCCATCGTGATGAGTTTGGCCAGTGGGACCCGAAAAACCAGCGCCCTGAGCTCTGGAACATCTTCAATGGTCGCAAGCATTTCGGTGAACACTTCCGAGTGTTCCCGCTGAGCAACTGGACCGAGATGGACATCTGGCAATACATCCGCCAGGAAAACATTCCGCTGCCGAGCCTGTACTTCAGCCACAAGCGGAAGATCATTGAGCGGCACGGGCAGCTCCTGGATACGGAGACCGGTTTCATCCCGCTGCTGGATGAAGAAAAACCGAAGGTGAAGGAGATGGTGATCCGTTTCCGCACCGTTGGTGATGCGACCTGCACTGGCGCGGTCGAAAGTACGGCGAGCACCATTGATGACATCGTGGCCGAAGTGGCTGCTGCAAGACAGACGGAGCGTGGAACACGCGCCGATGACAAGCGCTCCGAGACGGCGATGGAAGACCGCAAAAAAGAGGGTTATTTTTGA